The following are from one region of the Methyloversatilis discipulorum genome:
- a CDS encoding DUF3488 and DUF4129 domain-containing transglutaminase family protein yields the protein MMFRRKRSPPAPAMPAAPLTNTRIGWLMAVAACALLPHADHLPAWLNAVALLLFTWRLAQWKLGWAGASSVVKALVVIACCAGVTLTFGRLFGREPGVALLTLLLVLKLHELKSVRDGHTVVLLGYFMLLAAFLYSQTPAVAAVLFGSMVVITAALIALTGPPAPVRALLRQSAWMLAQALPFMLVLFVLFPRVPGPLWGLPLDAFGARSGLSDSMSPGDISQLSLSGEIAFRARFDDAPPPSRELYWRGPVLSTFDGRTWRQGEAARRLNDSTPHAVVGPRTSYEVTLEPHGKNWLFALETVAGLPLGARVSDDWQVLGSEVVRARRRDRFESVPTARPGREEWSAYLDAARRLPPGGNPRARALARQMHLDAGSDAETVDAALRLFRREAFVYTLTPPLLGEDGIDQFLFDSRRGFCEHYAGAFVFLMRAAGLPARVVTGYQGGERNEVDGFVVVRQSDAHAWAEVWLDGEGWRRVDPTAAILPSRVERGLADLPAGEPVPFVARADLGWLRDLRHRWEAANNAWNQWVLSYDQQKQRELLARLGMAQPDWRTMTAWMASLCAVIAIALTLWALRRQIAADALARAWAGIDRALRPAGLGRDAWEGPLDYADRIAALRPDLAAELRTACTLYADARYGRAAHAPAVRALRTHARALRRHRTPPRT from the coding sequence ATGATGTTCCGTCGCAAGCGCTCCCCTCCGGCGCCCGCCATGCCGGCCGCACCGCTGACCAACACCCGCATCGGCTGGCTGATGGCGGTCGCCGCCTGCGCGCTGCTGCCGCACGCCGACCACCTGCCGGCCTGGCTCAACGCGGTGGCGCTGCTGCTGTTCACCTGGCGGCTGGCGCAGTGGAAGCTGGGCTGGGCCGGCGCCAGCAGTGTGGTCAAGGCGCTGGTGGTGATCGCCTGCTGCGCTGGCGTCACGCTTACCTTCGGCCGCCTGTTCGGCCGCGAGCCCGGCGTCGCGCTGCTCACGCTGCTGCTGGTGCTCAAGCTGCACGAGCTGAAGAGCGTGCGCGACGGCCACACCGTCGTGCTGCTCGGCTACTTCATGCTGCTGGCCGCCTTTCTCTATTCGCAGACGCCGGCCGTGGCGGCCGTGCTGTTCGGCTCGATGGTGGTGATCACCGCCGCGCTGATCGCGCTGACCGGCCCGCCGGCGCCGGTGCGCGCACTGCTGCGCCAGTCGGCGTGGATGCTGGCCCAGGCTCTGCCCTTCATGCTGGTGCTGTTCGTGCTGTTCCCACGCGTACCCGGTCCGCTGTGGGGGCTGCCGCTGGATGCCTTCGGCGCGCGCTCCGGGCTGTCCGACAGCATGTCGCCGGGCGACATTTCGCAACTGAGCCTGTCCGGCGAAATCGCGTTCCGCGCCCGCTTCGACGACGCACCACCGCCGTCGCGCGAGCTGTACTGGCGCGGCCCGGTGCTGAGCACCTTCGACGGCCGCACCTGGCGTCAGGGCGAAGCCGCGCGCCGTCTCAACGACAGCACGCCGCACGCAGTCGTCGGCCCGCGCACCAGCTACGAAGTGACGCTTGAACCGCACGGCAAGAACTGGCTGTTCGCGCTCGAAACGGTGGCCGGCCTGCCACTCGGCGCGCGCGTCTCCGATGACTGGCAGGTGCTCGGCAGCGAAGTCGTGCGCGCGCGCCGACGCGACCGTTTCGAGTCGGTGCCGACGGCGCGCCCCGGCCGCGAGGAATGGAGCGCCTATCTCGACGCCGCGCGCCGCCTGCCGCCGGGCGGCAACCCGCGCGCCCGTGCGCTGGCCCGCCAGATGCATCTCGACGCCGGCAGCGACGCCGAAACGGTGGACGCCGCGCTGCGCCTGTTCCGCCGCGAAGCCTTCGTCTACACGCTGACGCCGCCGCTGCTCGGCGAGGACGGCATAGACCAGTTCCTGTTCGACAGCCGGCGCGGCTTCTGCGAGCACTACGCCGGCGCCTTCGTATTCCTGATGCGCGCCGCCGGCCTGCCGGCGCGCGTCGTGACCGGCTACCAGGGCGGCGAGCGCAACGAGGTCGATGGCTTCGTCGTCGTGCGCCAGTCCGACGCGCACGCCTGGGCCGAAGTGTGGCTGGACGGCGAAGGCTGGCGCCGGGTCGACCCGACCGCTGCCATCCTGCCGTCGCGCGTCGAACGCGGTCTGGCTGACCTGCCGGCCGGCGAGCCGGTGCCCTTCGTCGCCCGTGCCGACCTCGGCTGGCTGCGCGATCTGCGCCACCGCTGGGAAGCCGCCAACAATGCGTGGAACCAGTGGGTGCTGTCCTACGACCAGCAGAAGCAGCGCGAACTGCTGGCGCGCCTCGGCATGGCGCAGCCGGACTGGCGCACGATGACCGCTTGGATGGCCTCGCTGTGCGCCGTCATCGCCATCGCGCTGACGCTGTGGGCGCTGCGCCGCCAGATCGCCGCCGACGCGCTGGCGCGCGCCTGGGCCGGCATCGACCGCGCGCTGCGTCCGGCCGGCCTGGGCCGCGACGCGTGGGAAGGGCCACTCGATTACGCCGACCGCATCGCCGCGCTGCGCCCCGATCTGGCAGCAGAATTGCGCACAGCGTGTACACTTTACGCAGACGCCCGCTACGGCCGCGCCGCCCATGCGCCGGCCGTGCGCGCACTCCGGACGCACGCCCGCGCGCTGCGCCGCCACCGCACACCGCCCCGAACATGA
- a CDS encoding DUF58 domain-containing protein has product MRDALRRWLATLGGSPALPLTLDRRRIFVLPTRVGLVWGVALIAMLLTAINYTLSLGFALVFMLAGLGQVALLHTFRNLLALHLRETPPTPVFAGQPARFTLWLDNEAPRPRPALQLAMAGAEPADAAVDANGRCAVTLSLPTTRRGWLTPGRVTLSTRYPLGLIRAWSYAQPQQRCLVYVQPEAGRPPLPASDAGRAGLRPQGDGTEEFASLRDHRAADSPRHVAWKAWARAPDLPLLTKQFDGQDGGELWLDLAQLPAALSLEARLARLTGWALDADAAGLRYGLALPDARIAPGNGPGHRERVLRALALHGLPA; this is encoded by the coding sequence ATGCGCGACGCACTCCGCCGCTGGCTGGCCACGCTCGGTGGTTCGCCCGCGCTGCCGCTGACGCTGGACCGCCGGCGCATCTTCGTGCTGCCGACCCGCGTCGGGCTGGTATGGGGCGTGGCGCTGATCGCCATGCTGCTGACCGCGATCAACTACACGCTGAGCCTGGGCTTCGCGCTGGTATTCATGCTGGCCGGTCTGGGTCAGGTCGCGCTGCTGCACACCTTCCGCAACCTGCTCGCGCTGCATCTTCGCGAAACGCCCCCGACGCCGGTGTTCGCCGGCCAGCCGGCGCGCTTCACGCTGTGGCTGGACAATGAAGCACCGCGCCCGCGCCCGGCGCTGCAGCTGGCGATGGCGGGCGCCGAACCGGCGGACGCCGCGGTCGACGCAAACGGCCGCTGCGCGGTGACGCTGTCACTGCCGACCACCCGCCGCGGCTGGCTGACGCCGGGCCGGGTCACGCTGAGCACCCGTTACCCGCTGGGCCTGATCCGCGCCTGGAGCTACGCGCAACCACAGCAGCGCTGCCTCGTCTACGTGCAGCCCGAAGCCGGCCGCCCGCCACTGCCGGCCAGCGACGCGGGCCGCGCCGGCCTGCGGCCGCAGGGCGACGGCACCGAGGAATTCGCCAGCCTGCGCGACCACCGCGCCGCCGACTCGCCGCGCCACGTCGCCTGGAAAGCCTGGGCACGCGCGCCCGACCTGCCGCTGCTGACCAAGCAGTTCGACGGCCAGGACGGCGGCGAACTGTGGCTGGATCTTGCGCAACTGCCGGCCGCCCTGTCGCTCGAAGCCCGACTCGCGCGGCTGACCGGCTGGGCGCTCGACGCCGACGCGGCCGGTCTGCGCTACGGCCTGGCGCTGCCCGACGCGCGCATCGCACCGGGCAACGGCCCGGGCCACCGCGAGCGCGTGCTGCGCGCGCTGGCCCTGCACGGATTGCCCGCATGA
- a CDS encoding AAA family ATPase, whose protein sequence is MPTLAPRAVVEAASTLILGKRSRLELALTCLIAGGHLLIEDVPGTGKTTLAHVMAQLFGLDFRRVQFTSDLLPADILGVSVFERETGAFRFHPGPVFTQVLLADEVNRATPRTQSALLEAMEEHQVSVEGETRRLPEPFFVIATQNPASQIGTYPLPESQLDRFMMRITMGYPDPAAERALLTGRDRRSLLADLAPVADAATLTQWRAEAESLHVADALIDYVQALIAHTRSSGAWRLGLSPRAGLALLAAARAHARVFDRAHVLPEDVQAVLPSVALHRLPALEQGSPDDAARALLQAVALPA, encoded by the coding sequence ATGCCCACCCTCGCTCCCCGCGCCGTCGTCGAAGCCGCCTCCACCCTCATTCTCGGCAAGCGCAGCCGGCTCGAACTGGCGCTGACCTGCCTGATCGCCGGCGGCCACCTGCTGATCGAGGACGTGCCGGGCACCGGCAAGACCACGCTGGCGCACGTGATGGCCCAGCTGTTCGGCCTCGACTTTCGCCGCGTGCAATTCACCAGCGATCTGCTGCCAGCCGACATCCTCGGCGTATCGGTGTTCGAGCGCGAAACCGGCGCTTTCCGCTTCCACCCGGGGCCGGTGTTCACGCAGGTGCTGCTGGCCGACGAGGTGAACCGCGCCACGCCGCGCACGCAGAGCGCGCTGCTGGAGGCGATGGAAGAGCACCAGGTCAGCGTCGAGGGCGAAACCCGCCGCCTGCCCGAGCCCTTCTTCGTCATCGCGACGCAGAACCCGGCCAGCCAGATCGGCACCTACCCGCTGCCCGAATCGCAGCTCGACCGCTTCATGATGCGCATCACCATGGGCTACCCCGACCCGGCGGCCGAACGCGCGCTGCTGACCGGCCGCGACCGGCGCAGCCTGCTGGCCGATCTGGCGCCGGTGGCCGACGCCGCGACGCTGACGCAATGGCGCGCCGAAGCCGAGTCGCTGCACGTGGCCGACGCGCTGATCGACTATGTGCAGGCGCTGATCGCGCACACCCGCAGCAGCGGCGCCTGGCGGCTCGGCCTGAGCCCGCGCGCCGGTCTCGCGCTGCTGGCCGCCGCCCGCGCCCACGCGCGGGTGTTCGACCGCGCCCACGTGCTGCCGGAAGACGTGCAGGCGGTGCTGCCCTCCGTCGCGCTGCACCGCCTGCCGGCGCTCGAACAGGGCAGTCCGGACGACGCGGCGCGCGCGCTGCTGCAGGCGGTGGCGCTGCCGGCCTGA
- a CDS encoding histone deacetylase family protein → MGPHHPECPDRLAAIQDRLIASGLDAYLQHHDAPAADIDMLARAHSPEYLRQIFDAVPGSGIVHLDPDTAMCPNSLRAALRAAGAGVHATDLVMSGAAVNAFCAVRPPGHHAEYARAMGFCFFNNVVVAARHALEKHGLERVAIIDFDVHHGNGTENIVAHDNRILMVSIFQHPFYPYSGAEPLADNLCNVPLPAGTRGDGFREAVTTKWLPRLDAFAPQMIFISAGFDAHYEDDMASLGLVEADYAWVSTELMKIAKKHGKGRIVSMLEGGYALSALGRSAVEHIRALAEL, encoded by the coding sequence ATGGGGCCGCACCATCCTGAATGCCCCGACCGCTTGGCCGCGATACAGGACCGCCTGATCGCCAGCGGTCTCGACGCCTACCTGCAGCACCACGACGCGCCGGCGGCCGACATCGACATGCTGGCGCGCGCGCACTCGCCGGAGTATCTGCGGCAGATCTTCGACGCGGTGCCGGGCAGCGGCATTGTCCATCTCGACCCGGATACCGCGATGTGCCCGAATTCGCTGCGCGCCGCACTGCGCGCGGCCGGCGCCGGCGTTCATGCGACCGATCTGGTGATGTCGGGCGCCGCGGTGAATGCCTTCTGCGCGGTGCGCCCGCCCGGCCATCACGCCGAATACGCCCGCGCGATGGGTTTCTGCTTCTTCAACAACGTCGTGGTCGCGGCGCGCCACGCGCTGGAAAAGCACGGGCTTGAGCGCGTTGCCATCATCGATTTCGACGTGCACCACGGCAATGGCACCGAAAACATCGTCGCCCACGACAATCGCATCCTGATGGTGAGCATTTTCCAGCACCCCTTCTACCCGTACTCGGGTGCGGAGCCGCTGGCCGACAACCTGTGCAACGTGCCGCTGCCGGCCGGCACCCGCGGCGACGGCTTCCGCGAGGCGGTGACGACGAAGTGGCTGCCGCGACTCGACGCCTTCGCGCCGCAGATGATTTTCATCTCGGCCGGTTTCGACGCGCACTACGAGGACGACATGGCGTCGCTCGGGCTGGTCGAGGCCGATTACGCGTGGGTCAGCACCGAGCTGATGAAGATCGCGAAGAAGCACGGCAAGGGTCGCATCGTGTCGATGCTTGAAGGCGGCTACGCGCTGTCGGCGCTGGGGCGCAGCGCGGTCGAGCACATCCGGGCGCTGGCCGAGCTGTGA